In Nostoc sphaeroides, the genomic window AAGATAACTGGCTAACTCCGCCACTAGTTCTGGTTGCACTACACGGCGTTTAGCATGGCGGGTTTTAAACCAAGGATCGGGGAATTGAATTGTAACGCGTTGTAAACTTCCCAGAGGGAGGCAAGATAATAGCGATCGCAGTGAGTTATTGACATTGCAAAATAAGTAGTGCAGGTTTGTGAAACCTAATTCAGAACGTAACTTATTCGCCTCCACCACCAAAGGTTCCCGAATTTCTAAGCCGAGGAAATTCCAGTTGGGTTCTATTTTGGACATATTCACTAAAAACTGTCCTTTAGCACAGCCAATATCTAAATGTAGCGGTTGATTTGGCTTTGCATAAATTTTTTCCCAGTCTTGGGGA contains:
- the trmB gene encoding tRNA (guanosine(46)-N7)-methyltransferase TrmB — translated: MAAVRVRQHVNPLGKKYQTPASPQDWEKIYAKPNQPLHLDIGCAKGQFLVNMSKIEPNWNFLGLEIREPLVVEANKLRSELGFTNLHYLFCNVNNSLRSLLSCLPLGSLQRVTIQFPDPWFKTRHAKRRVVQPELVAELASYLAVGGVVFLQSDMEFVAVEMRDRFAAHPAYQKVGTEEWLSQNPLPVPTEREIGTQKKGEPVYRALFERVRSCE